A segment of the Streptomyces sp. NBC_00376 genome:
TCCCCTCGTCGGCCAGTGTGTTCGTCAGCTGCGCCAACATGGCAGCCGCGCGCTCGAATTCGCCGGTCTCACCGAGGCTGCGCGCGTGGGCGAAGACGGTCTTCGCGGGCCACGCCCGGTCGTCGCCGTCGTCGAGGGCCGCCAATTCGTCGTAGTACCGCCCGGCCGTCTCGTAATCCTGCATGAGGTAGGCGTCGTCGGCCACGGTCAGGTGGATGTCACGGCGATGGGAGTCTTCGGCAGGCAGCCCACGGACGAGGTCGGGCAGCAGGCGCTCCAGGATGGCCCTTCGCCGCTTCACATCCTCGAACCTGTCCCGCGACAACCCCTTGCACAGGCCCGTGGCCAGCTCGGCGCGCGCGTGCAGGGTGACCGGGTCGAAGGGGCCCAGTACATGCTGCGCCGTTTTGATGACCTCGCGCATCTCGGCCGTCGCCGCAGTCCTGTCCGCGTGTGCCGACTGAACCTGTTGCCCGAGGAGCAGTGCCCGTGCCTCGATCGTCCGCCGATCCTGTTCGCCGAAGACCCTCCGCAGCTTCGGAACGGTTCGGGCCAGAGCCGTGTCGGTCGGGTCCCGGCGCCACAACCGCCGGGCACGAACGAGGACGGCCTCCGTGGTCAGCGGGTCGTCCGGGCCCAGTTCCCGCTGGGCCTCGGGGATCAGCGCACCCAGCAGTTCCTGGAACTCGCCGATGTCGGAGTCATCGGGCAGCGCCATGATCTGGCCCAGCCGACGACGCAGCGCGGCACGCACCGGCTCCGCACCCTCGTCGAGGACCGTGGGCGTGTACGAGGGGGGTTGAGGCGTCGTGCCCGGCCGCGACGCGGTGGGCTCGGTGCCCTGGGCCAGCAGTGTCAGGCGTTGCGCAACAGCGGCTGCGTGCGGCGGCCGGCCGGCCGGATCCTTGGCCAGGAGGTCGAGGACGAGCTGGTCGGCGGTGGCGGAGAGCGAGGGGGTGAACGCGCTCGGCCGCGGCGGCGGTGCACCGATGTGCTGGGCGTACAGCTCCTGCCACGACGTTCCGGGGAACGGCAGCCGGCCGGTCCACATCTCCATCAGCAGGCAGCCGAGCGAGTACAGGTCCGAGCGCGCGTCCGCCGCGCCTCGGAAGCGTTCCGGAGCCATGTACAGAGCGGTCCCGATGACGCCGTTCCCGGTGAGATCGGTTCGGGAGAGCTGGTGCCGGGCGATGCCGAAGTCGAGGACCTTGAGGGTGTCCGCCGCTCCGATGATCACGTTCGCGGGTTTGATGTCGCGGTGCACGATCCCCGCCGAGTGGGCCGCCTCCAGCGCCGAGCAGATCCGCCCGGCCCAGACGACGGAGTCGTGGAAGCCGGGGAGGCCGCGCCGGAGTACGTCAGCGAGACTCTCTCCTCGCACCAACTCCATCACCAGATAGACGAGTTCCCGCCCCTCCCAGTGGATGTGGGCGAAGTCGTGGACGGTCACGATGTCGGGATGTGCGAGAGAGCCGGCAAGTTCCGCCTCCCGCACGAACCGGCGGGCCTCCTCCACGGTGTCCGGGACCCCGGTCTTCACCGCGACTTCGCGGTTCATACGCAGATCACGGCCCTGCCAGACGGTGCCGAACCCTCCGGCGCCCAGCCGGGAGTCCAACCTGTAACGCCTGTCCAGTACATCCCCAGCCTGCGGCACGTTCTCTTCCCCCTGCATC
Coding sequences within it:
- a CDS encoding serine/threonine-protein kinase; translation: MAGMQGEENVPQAGDVLDRRYRLDSRLGAGGFGTVWQGRDLRMNREVAVKTGVPDTVEEARRFVREAELAGSLAHPDIVTVHDFAHIHWEGRELVYLVMELVRGESLADVLRRGLPGFHDSVVWAGRICSALEAAHSAGIVHRDIKPANVIIGAADTLKVLDFGIARHQLSRTDLTGNGVIGTALYMAPERFRGAADARSDLYSLGCLLMEMWTGRLPFPGTSWQELYAQHIGAPPPRPSAFTPSLSATADQLVLDLLAKDPAGRPPHAAAVAQRLTLLAQGTEPTASRPGTTPQPPSYTPTVLDEGAEPVRAALRRRLGQIMALPDDSDIGEFQELLGALIPEAQRELGPDDPLTTEAVLVRARRLWRRDPTDTALARTVPKLRRVFGEQDRRTIEARALLLGQQVQSAHADRTAATAEMREVIKTAQHVLGPFDPVTLHARAELATGLCKGLSRDRFEDVKRRRAILERLLPDLVRGLPAEDSHRRDIHLTVADDAYLMQDYETAGRYYDELAALDDGDDRAWPAKTVFAHARSLGETGEFERAAAMLAQLTNTLADEGNARSYLGSEARRLESRYRRRLRRRTHQPRGWFTRG